Proteins co-encoded in one Medicago truncatula cultivar Jemalong A17 chromosome 8, MtrunA17r5.0-ANR, whole genome shotgun sequence genomic window:
- the LOC25501829 gene encoding E3 ubiquitin-protein ligase RGLG5, which produces MHLELDTFTALVVVLCFLALIFKETVMGGKSSKGSRRRDVNSSSPSTSYGSVGSSSSSWENNYGYPQSTYPYPPQQNPYQRPNHRPPTQAPSHDYSRPNRKLDRRYSRIADDYHSLDEVTAALSHAGLESSNLIVGIDFTKSNEWTGKRSFNRKSLHHIGNGQNPYEQAIAIIGKTLTAFDEDNLIPCFGFGDASTHDQDVFSFHSDERCCNGFEEVLSKYREIVPCLRLAGPTSFAPIIEMGMTIVEKSGGQYHVLLIIADGQVTRSVDTENGKLSSQEKKTIDAIVKASEYPLSIVLVGVGDGPWDMMREFDDNIPARAFDNFQFVNFTEIMSRNVDSNRKETEFALAALMEIPSQYKATIDHSILGTQRGYSPDRVPLPPPQYDRASSSNAAISFRSNSFQQSTHTYASNENEMSTEPSSGGLYDNKVCPICLTNAKDMAFGCGHQTCCECGESLEFCPICRSTIDTRIKLY; this is translated from the exons ATGCATCTAGAG CTGGATACTTTTACAGCTTTGGTTGTGGTTCTGTGTTTCCTTGCATTGATTTTCAAGGAGACGGTAATGGGAGGTAAGAGTTCAAAAGGGTCTCGGAGGAGAGATGTAaattcatcatcaccatcaacatCATATGGCTCTGTTggttcttcttcatcttcatggGAAAATAACTATGGATATCCACAATCAACATATCCATACCCTCCACAGCAAAATCCATATCAAAGGCCTAATCACCGTCCCCCTACACAGGCTCCCTCTCATGATTATTCACGGCCGAATAGGAAGTTGGATAGGAGATATTCAAGGATTGCTGATGATTATCATTCTCTCGACGAG GTTACTGCTGCTCTTTCACATGCTGGCTTGGAATCATCTAATCTCATTGTTGGCATTGATTTCACAAAGAGCAATGAATGGACAG GGAAGAGGTCATTCAATCGAAAAAGTTTACATCACATTGGAAATGGTCAAAATCCTTATGAACAAGCAATTGCAATTATTGGGAAAACATTAACTGCATTTGATGAGGATAATTTGATTCCTTGTTTTGGATTTGGAGATG CATCAACACATGATCAAGATGTCTTTAGTTTCCATTCAGATGAGAGGTGCTGCAATGGATTTGAAGAAGTTTTGTCAAAATATAGAGAGATTGTTCCATGCCTCCGACTCGCAG GACCCACCTCATTTGCTCCTATCATTGAGATGGGCATGACTATTGTTGAGAAAAGTGGTGGCCAATATCATGTCTTGCTTATAATTGCTGATGGACAG GTGACAAGAAGTGTTGACACAGAGAATGGCAAGCTAAGTTCTCAGGAAAAGAAGACAATTGATGCAATAGTGAAAGCCAG TGAGTATCCGCTGTCGATAGTTTTGGTTGGAGTTGGAGATGGACCGTGGGATATGATGAGGGAATTTGACGATAATATTCCAGCTCGAGCCTTCGACAATTTTCAG TTTGTGAATTTTACGGAAATAATGTCAAGGAATGTGGATTCAAACCGAAAAGAGACAGAGTTTGCTCTAGCAGCTTTGATGGAGATACCTTCTCAATATAAAGCAACCATAGACCACAGCATATTGGG GACACAAAGGGGATATTCACCAGACAGGGTTCCTTTACCTCCACCACAATATGATAGGGCTTCTTCTAGTAACGCAGCAATATCTTTTCGTTCAAATAGTTTTCAGCAAAGTACACATACATATGCTAgcaatgaaaatgaaatgagcACGGAACCGTCTTCAGGTGGTTTATATGACAATAAG GTATGCCCGATTTGTCTTACTAATGCGAAGGATATGGCATTTGGCTGCGGGCATCAG ACTTGTTGTGAATGTGGAGAAAGCCTTGAATTCTGCCCTATTTGCCGGAGCACAATCGATACCCGAATAAAACTTTATTAA
- the LOC25501827 gene encoding protein SIEVE ELEMENT OCCLUSION B: MEMVPRKNQSRAMRHMFSASDDTIMTKQIRATHAPIEEHVDVRPLLNVVQDIFRHAASLIPDIVQGKQVQMGVIKDDANESDLSDVLEISYHAINKISCEISCKCMMGGGDAHATAIGILGMLSSYSWDAKLVIALAAFAANLGEFWLVAQLYATNRLAKSVALLKHIHETLNQVDDLGPKFEAVHHLLKAMLDVTDCIVEFHELPDQYIDHEAPETLTASTLIPSAVYWIIRSIVACASHIFGIIGLGQGYMTSTTETWELSSLTQKLDSMNGHLQNQLAICRQHLDDNKQKEAFQTLQHLFETSHQDNIKVLKALIRCKDDPLPLSDGSTKQRVSIEVLRKKIVLLYITDLHHISDQEVVIFEQMYQESRQDSTRLESQYELVWIPIVEKGAPWTETKQKFERLQSMMPWYSVYDPSLLEPASIRYIKEVWLFNTKPMLVVLDPQGKVVNLNAVHMMWIWGSMAYPFSSLREEALWKDETWGLALLADTIDPLLFDWVTAGKYICLYGGDDMEWIRKFTSAAKSMARTLQIPLEMMYVGKSNPGQKVKRINKTIYDENLSNVLTDPTIIWFFWVRLESMWHSKLQQSKTVENDQIMLEIMRILSFDSSDLGWAVLSQGTVRMTQGKGDSFLKCLDELDEWKGDVNDKGVLTAMDDYIQGIQQPHHCNRLILPGVDGTIPDKIVCAECGQPMEKFYMYRCCNE, translated from the exons atggaaatggtACCACGGAAGAACCAATCTAGAGCTATGCGCCACATGTTTTCGGCATCAGATGATACGATTATGACAAAACAAATCCGCGCCACTCATGCTCCAATTGAAGAACATGTTGATGTTAGACCTCTACTTAATGTTGTTCAAGACATTTTTCGCCATGCAGCTTCTCTCATCCCTGACATCGTTCAG GGAAAGCAGGTGCAAATGGGTGTCATTAAGGATGATGCCAACGAGTCTGACTTATCTGACGTGCTAGAGATTTCATATCACgcaattaacaaaatttcatgcGAG ATATCTTGCAAGTGTATGATGGGTGGGGGAGATGCTCATGCCACAGCCATAGGAATACTTGGAATGCTATCAAGCTATTCATGGGATGCCAAACTGGTGATAGCATTAGCAGCATTTGCAGCCAACCTAGGGGAATTCTGGCTTGTAGCTCAGCTTTATGCCACCAACCGTCTTGCTAAATCGGTTGCATTGTTGAAGCACATTCATGAAACACTAAATCAAGTTGATGATTTAGGACCTAAATTTGAAGCTGTGCACCATCTTCTCAAGGCCATGTTGGATGTTACTGATTGCATTGTTGAGTTTCATGAGCTTCCTGATCAGTACATTGACCATGAAGCACCTGAAACGTTGACTGCTTCCACTCTTATTCCTAGTGCTGTTTATTGGATTATTAGGAGTATTGTGGCATGTGCATCCCATATTTTCGGCATCATTGGCTTGGGTCAAGG ATACATGACATCAACAACAGAGACATGGGAGCTTTCCAGTTTGACTCAGAAGCTAGACAGCATGAATGGTCACCTTCAAAATCAGCTCGCTATCTGTCGTCAACATTTAG ATGACAACAAACAGAAAGAAGCATTTCAAACACTTCAGCACCTTTTTGAGACATCTCACCAGGATAACATTAAGGTTCTAAAAGCTTTGATTCGCTGCAAGGATGATCCGTTGCCATTGTCTGATGGTTCTACCAAGCAAAGG GTTAGCATTGAGGTgttgagaaagaaaattgtGTTGCTCTACATAACAGACCTCCACCATATATCTGATCAAGAGGTTGTGATTTTTGAACAAATGTATCAAGAATCGCGCCAAGATTCAACAAGGTTAGAAAGCCAATATGAACTTGTTTGGATTCCGATTGTGGAAAAGGGAGCCCCGTGGACCGAAACAAAACAGAAATTTGAGAGACTGCAATCAATGATGCCATGGTACTCAGTTTATGACCCTTCACTTCTGGAGCCGGCAAGTATCAGGTACATTAAGGAGGTGTGGCTTTTCAACACAAAGCCTATGCTTGTGGTGTTGGATCCACAGGGGAAGGTTGTGAACCTGAATGCAGTACACATGATGTGGATTTGGGGAAGCATGGCTTATCCTTTCTCTAGCTTAAGGGAGGAAGCTCTTTGGAAAGATGAAACATGGGGACTTGCACTATTGGCAGATACAATTGATCCATTACTCTTTGATTGG GTAACGGCAGGCAAATACATATGCTTGTATGGAGGGGATGATATGGAATGGATCAGGAAATTCACAAGTGCTGCAAAATCAATGGCAAGAACTCTACAAATTCCACTGGAAATGATGTATGTAGGGAAAAGCAACCCAGGACAGAAAGTGAAAAGAATCAACAAAACCATATATGATGAAAATCTGAGCAACGTACTCACTGACCCAACAATAATTTGGTTCTTCTGGGTCAGGCTAGAAAGCATGTGGCATTCCAAATTACAACAAAGCAAGACAGTGGAAAATGACCAAATAATGCTAGAAATAATGAGAATCCTAAGCTTTGATAGCAGTGATCTTGGTTGGGCTGTACTAAGTCAAGGAACAGTAAGAATGACACAGGGCAAAGGTGACTCATTTTTAAAGTGCCTTGATGAGTTGGATGAGTGGAAGGGTGATGTGAATGATAAAGGAGTTTTGACTGCAATGGACGATTATATACAAGGAATCCAACAACCACATCATTGTAATAGATTAATACTTCCAGGAGTTGATGGAACAATTCCAGACAAGATTGTATGTGCTGAGTGTGGCCAACCAATGGAAAAATTCTACATGTATCGATGCTGCAACGAGTGA
- the LOC25501828 gene encoding glycosyl hydrolase 5 family protein yields MSLWRCIMLILIGTIILELNPVVAVKGVPLGTSSRWIVNQDGERVKLACLNWVSHLDAVVAEGLSKKPVDVISNGIKSMGFNCVRLTWPILLLTNDTLSSLTVRQSFQNLGLLQSVAAFQSNNPSIIDVSLIQAFQAVVKSLGDNDVMVILDNHITQPGWCCSNSDGNGFFGDQYFDPNLWIQGLTKMATLFNGVSNVVGMSLRNELRGPKQNVNDWYRYMVQGAEAVHAANPDVLVILSGLNFDKDLSYIAKRPVNLTFKGKLVFEAHWYAFTDGQAWASGNPNQVCGQVAGNMKRMSGYLVDQGWPLFVSEFGVDLRGTNVNDNRYLNCFIAYAAELDLDWALWTLVGSYYFRQGVIGMEEFYGIFNWDWTQVRNASFLQRIASLQLPFQGPGITVGNPHKLLFHPSTGLCVIRKSLLEPLKLDPCSLSDGWNYTPQKILSVKGTYFCIQAVKEGMPATLSILCSNPNSKWDMISDSKLHLSSKINSGSTNVCLDVNDNNIIVTNACKCLSNDHSCDPGSQWFKLIDSGRRSISSISTLSELNLLELFMKPYLTSK; encoded by the exons ATGAGTCTGTGGCGGTGCATCATGTTGATATTAATCGGAACAATCATATTAGAATTGAATCCGGTGGTGGCAGTGAAAGGTGTTCCACTAGGAACAAGTTCACGATGGATAGTGAATCAAGATGGAGAAAGAGTGAAACTAGCATGTTTGAATTGGGTGTCTCATTTAGATGCTGTGGTGGCTGAAGGGCTGAGTAAAAAGCCTGTGGATGTTATTTCTAATGGAATAAAGTCCATGGGATTTAACTGTGTTAGGCTCACTTGGCCTATTCTTCTTCTTACTAATGATACTCTTTCTTCTCTTACTGTTAGACAATCATTTCAGAACCTTGGTCTTCTTCAATCTGTAGCTGCTTTTCAATCCAATAATCCTTCTATCATTGATGTTTCCCTTATTCAAGCTTTTCAG GCAGTAGTGAAAAGTCTTGGTGACAATGATGTGATGGTGATTTTGGACAACCACATAACACAGCCAGGATGGTGCTGCAGTAATTCTGATGGCAATGGGTTTTTTGGTGACCAATATTTTGACCCTAATCTGTGGATCCAAGGTCTTACCAAAATGGCTACTCTTTTCAATGGAGTGTCTAATGTGGTTGGCATGAGCTTGAGGAATGAACTTAGAGGTCCAAAACAGAATGTCAATGACTGGTACAG GTATATGGTACAAGGAGCAGAAGCAGTTCATGCAGCAAATCCAGATGTTCTTGTAATTTTATCTGGATTAAATTTTGACAAAGATCTATCCTATATTGCCAAAAGACCAGTGAACCTAACATTCAAAGGGAAACTAGTCTTTGAAGCACACTGGTATGCCTTCACTGATGGTCAAGCTTGGGCATCAGGCAACCCAAATCAAGTATGTGGGCAAGTGGCTGGAAATATGAAGAGAATGTCTGGTTACTTGGTGGACCAAGGATGGCCATTGTTTGTGAGTGAGTTTGGTGTGGATTTGAGGGGTACTAATGTCAATGATAACCGTTATCTTAACTGTTTTATAGCATATGCAGCTGAACTTGATTTGGATTGGGCATTGTGGACATTGGTAGGTAGTTACTACTTTAGACAAGGGGTTATAGGAATGGAAGAGTTTTATGGGATTTTCAATTGGGATTGGACACAAGTTAGAAATGCTAGCTTCTTGCAAAGGATTGCTTCCCTGCAACTTCCATTTCAAG GTCCAGGCATAACAGTAGGCAATCCACACAAACTGCTATTCCATCCTTCAACGGGCCTTTGTGTAATAAGGAAGTCACTACTAGAGCCACTAAAATTGGATCCATGCTCTCTTTCTGATGGTTGGAATTACACTCCACAGAAAATTCTATCAGTAAAAGGTACATACTTTTGCATACAAGCAGTGAAAGAAGGGATGCCTGCAACACTTAGCATACTATGCTCAAATCCTAACTCTAAATGGGACATGATCTCAGACTCCAAGTTGCACCTTTCATCAAAAATTAACAGTGGATCGACAAATGTTTGTCTAGATGTGAATGATAACAACATCATTGTGACCAATGCTTGTAAATGTTTGAGCAATGATCATTCATGTGACCCTGGAAGCCAATGGTTTAAACTTATTGATAGCGGGAGGAGGTCGATATCATCAATCTCGACATTATCCGAACTAAATTTATTGGAACTTTTCATGAAACCATATTTAACCTCAAAATAA